A segment of the Candidatus Pelagisphaera phototrophica genome:
ATCCTCATCAAACCCTGTCTCTTGATTCTTATTTTGCAGCAGGGTAGTTGTTTGTAAAAACACAGATTTTATCCCATCCCTGAGTGAATATATTTATTAGACATAATGCTTATTGTGCGAAATAAATAAAATCTATTAAAACGGAGCTGCTGGAAATAAGTCGTTGAGGATTAGATGGTTTAAATTGTGCCAGAGGCTGTGGAAACGATTCTCTATCGAGGCTACCGAATTGCAACGTACTATTAAGGGGACATCGAGCCCGATTACAAGGATGGCTGGGAGGCTGGCATACGTTCCTTTTACGAGAAAAGACGAAGACGGCCATTCGCTAGCGCTAGAAGACTGGAGCGCAATATCCGCTTGGGCATGGGGCTTGAGTCGGGTTATGGACTATTTTGAAACCGACGACGATGTCGACTCAAGGCGCGTTCCCCTTCTCGGCCATTCACGACTGGGGAAGACATCCCTCTGGGCGGGGGCTAAGGACCAAAGATTTGCCCTAACGATCTCCAATAACTCACGATGCGGCGGAGCGGCCCTAAGCCGCAGAGCCTTTGGAGAAACAGTCGAACGGATCAACACGAATGTCCCGCACAGGTTCAACAAAGTCCTTCAAACAGTACAACGGGAACGAGAACGCACTGGCCGTTGACCAGCATCAGTTGATCGCCCCTCATGGCTCCGCGGACAGTGTACGCGGCCAGTGCAGAAGAAGATGTCTGGGCCGATCCCAGAGGAGAGTTTCGTTCAGCCAGGGACGCGGGTCCCGTCTACGAACTATTTGGTCTCACGGGCGTAGGTGTTGAATCTCAACCGCCGGTCAATACCGCCGTGGGCGACTACGTTGGGTACCATGTTCGCACAGGCGGACACAATGTAATGGACTATGATTGGGAACAGTATTTGAATTTCGAGGACAAGCATCTAAGGTAGGAGAATTAAAGAGTAAGTTTGAGTATGAAGGCTCACGCCGAAGCGAATTAGGTGATTCGAGAATTAGCCTTCTCACTGATTCGCCGAGACCGGTCGCTTCGTAAAGCGGTGAGGCAGGTTTAGGTATCGGGCGATCTCCGAGCGCCCATTGGGCAAACCATCCTGTGTGTGCTCGGAGTTCACCCGCTACCTAAATCACTCGTACCTCTTTAGTCCCATAGAAACACCCATTTGCTCCTACGAATCAATCAGCGAATAAAGATCCCGGAGCCATTGACCAATCGGGGTCTAAGACAAGCCCCCTACCAGAGTCGAAGCCGACTGCCAGTCGGGGGTCTGCGACAAACTTCGGGGTATCAAACCCAAAGCGAACAAAAAGCACCCCGACTTCTCGAGGTGCTTACGTTTTCGAATTATTTGGTTCCTAGTTCGCCGCGATACCACGTACTTCGTTCTGCCACGACTTTGGCTTTACTGTCATGTCGCTATCATCCTCGTACTTCTTCTCCAGTTGATTTAGCTGATTTTTCATGCGCTTCACCAAGGACTGGTATTCGGGATTGTTGTACAAATTATTGTACTCGTCTGGATCCGATTTCAGATCGTAAAACTCCCACTCGTCAAATTGGTAGAAGTGCATGAGCTTATAGCGGTTGGTGCGAATTCCGTTGTGGCGGGGTACCATGTGTACGCTGGGGTACTCGTAGTAATGGTAGTAGATTGACTTCCGCCAGTCTTTGGGGTTCTCGCCCTTCAACAGGGGGACGAGGGACAAACCCTGCATATCATCCGGGATCGTTGCCCCCGCAATATCGAGAAAGGTTTCCGCGTAGTCTAGATTCTGCACCATCTTTGTTGTCTTCGAACCGGGTTTCGTAACGCCAGGCCATTTGAGGATAAAGGGCATCTTGAGAGACTCTTCGTACATCCAACGCTTGTCGTACCAGCCATGATCGCCGATGTAGAATCCCTGGTCAGACGAATAGATGACGATGGTATTGTCGTCTAGATCAAGCTCAACCAATGTGTCTTGGATCGTTTCCACGCTTTCATCCACTCCTTTTACGCTGCGAAGATAGTTTTTGGCATACCGCTGATATTTCCAGCGTACCAGTTCCTTACCAGAAAGATTTGCGTCATGGAAAGCCTTGTCCTTGGGACCGTATGCCGCCCGCCACGCCTTCAACTGTTCGGGTGTCATTCTTTGCATATTCCTCCAAGCCGACTTGTCGGTCCGAATGGGTAGCTCTTCGAAGTCAGGTGTCAGATCGAGGAACAGGTCGTAGTTGATGTGCATGTGGCGATCAATCTCGAGCTCCTGGTGACCGGCTGCGGGCGCATTGTCCTTGTAGTCGTCGAACAAGGTGGCTGGCTCAGGAATCTCGATGTCATCATAAAGGTTCAAATGGCGCAATGCAGGCATCCAATTACGGTGCGGCGCTTTGTGCTGCACCATGAGCATGAAGGGCTTTTTCTCGTCGCGCTTATCCTTGAGAAATTCGACCGCCATATCGGTCACGATGTCTGTGCAATACCCTTCGATGGTAACCTGGCCGCTCTCAGTAATCATGTCCGGGTTGTAATAGAGGCCTTGCCCTGGAAGAACTGCCCAACTGTCGTATCCCTGAGGATGCCCTTTCAAGTGGGACTTGCCGTAAATCGCGGTTTGGTAGCCAGCCTTCTGCAGAAGCTTGGGAAAGGTCTGCTGATTCCAGTCAAACGTGTTTCCATTGTTCATGAATCCGTTCTTGTGGCTGTGCTTTCCCGTTTGGATGACCGCACGGCTGGGGCCACAAATGGAGTTGGTACAGAAACTGTTCACAAAGAGCATTCCCTCGGCAGCCAGTTTGTCGATGTTCGGCGTGGGATTGACGGATTTGAGCCAGCCGTCGTAGGCGCCAATCGCGTGTGGGGCATGGTCATCCGTGAAAATGAACACGATATTAGGACGATCGTCCGCCGAAAGAATTGAGACAAAAGCGATCGAGATAGCTAAGTAGTAGGTGGTTAGTAGGGATCTCATCTCTAAACCCTTTCTAATCGAAAACGGTATTGCAACCCCACAAACGCAATACGCAATCTAATGGGCTTGTTTTAAAAAGGTCGTCACCGAGAACGCTGAGCCCTAGCTCGGGATATCCGAATACCTTCCCTACCAATTGGATCGCAAAGAAAGTCCCATTAATTACCCCATGAATCAGACCCTTCAACTTTTCCTACACCTCCTAACACTCTGTTTTGCCACCACATCCCTTTCAAAGGGGTATTCCAGCATAATAGATGAGCTCGAAACCAATCTGGAGAATCTACTAAGAGATGGCTCTATCCTCGGAGCTCAGGCCCTCGTCGGAGAAGGAGATCAATTCCTTTACGAGAAAATCATTTGGCGTTCGCTCCGTAAAGGACCCCGAACCGATCAACTCAGACACGCAATTTTGCATTGGCTCCTTCTCCAAGCCTTTCGCATCCGCTACAATCTTTGTTTTGGCACAAAACAATCGGTTGAGCCTGAACACTCGGATAAACAGGTGGCTTCCCGAATTCGCTAAACCCAGTATCGTCGGGTCGGAAACCCCCACCCGTTCTCCTAACCTGCTTGAACTGCTAGCCCATCGAGGTGGCATCTATTCCCAAAAACGAGGAATGAATCGGAGACAGGCTCGTTGGATAAGGGATTTTCGACTAACATTGGAAGAGGCAGTCAATGGCATCGCTGGAGAAGAGCTTATATACAAACCCGGTACCGAGTACGCCTACAGCGGGGCTGGATATTGCGTTTTAGGTCGCGTAGCTGAAGTCGTATTGGGCCAGTCATTTGAGACCTTGTTGCAACAACGTCTCGCTCAGCCACTACAACTCGAACGCACCACCTATTTCCCCGATCCCGAAGATCCCAATATCGCCACGGGATCGATTAAAGGTAACCCAAACCCCGCAACCCCCATCTTTCGGCTCACTTTCACCTACCGCTCATCGGAGGCAGTCTCTATTCCACGGCAAGGGACACCTCTCGTTTTGCCCGAATGATTTTGGAACGGGGACGATTCGGAGATCGAACCCTTCTTGAGCCCGAAATCTACAAGAACTATCTGTCCCTTCCCTTTGCGGGTAAAGCCTATGGTATGGGCTGGACCATTAGGAAAGAAAACAATCGGCCTGTGGAAATCTCTCACACAGGATCGCTGGCGTCCAGCCGCGCGTCCCTACGAATCAATCTCGATACCGGACGATATGCGATCGTCTTCTATACTTTGACCGACACCATTATATCCTTAAAAACCGGACAGTCTATTAATCGCGCCATTGGCACAGCTTTTAAAGAATAATGCTTCTAGGCAATAAAAGGTAGCGGACGATCTCCGATCGCCCACCCGATAGGAAAGTTAATGGGCGATCATAGATCGTCCGCTACCAAAATCAACACGAACAGAGCTGACCCTAAGAGTACGACCAAGCGGTGTCGCCAACTTCAGATCGAGGAATACACCCCTTGTACATTCCTGGTATAGGATCGTACTTCAGCACATTCATCCCCACTTCCTTTGAGGTAAAATAGCCCACCAAAGTCAGCTCTCTTACCTTTTCGTAGAACTCCCTATTTTTAGAATCCGCTGCTAGGTCTCGGACCAGATCATCTTGCTGAGCCGCATTCAATTCCGCGAAATGCTTCTTGTGCGCCTTGCGTGCTCTTTGGTTCATGGCGTTTAGGCCATTGGCGAAAATGGACTTTTCCTCTTTGGTCATGTAGCTGCCATACAAAATATCCATGAATTCCGGCACGCCGACATCGATAGCGCCCGGCGTATCGGTCTTGGGCAATATCCGCTCTGCAATCGCTCCAGCGACTTCGGCCTGGCGACGCTTGAGATTGACCGGCTTCCAGCTAGCCCCGGATCGGCTGGATTGAGCAAAGGCCACTCCTGAGAGAGTAGAGGCCGAAATAGCCGCACCTAGCGCAAATCCCGCACGTTTAATCGCATCGCGACGATTCATACTTAAAGAATTTTCTGTTTCCGTATTCATCTTTCGTCTCCTTTCTTATGAGAGGTTGCCTTTCTTCAATTCCTCGACCGCATGATTTGCGGCTCGAGCGGTTAGGGCCATGTAGGTGAGCGACGGATTCACGCACGCCGCCGATGTCATACAGGCTCCGTCCGTCACAAAGACATTCGGAGAAGCGTGAACTTGATTCCACTTATTGAGTACCGAAGACTTAGGATCGCGTCCCATCCGTGCAGTTCCCATTTCATGAATGCAGTTCCCGGGAGCACTTTTCTCTGGTGTATCGAAAGGAGTGATATCTTTCGCTCCCGAAGCTTCGAGTATATCAACTGCGGACTGTTTCATGTCCTTTCGCATGCTGTACTCGTTCTCTTTCCAACCGCAATCGAATGTCACCGTGGGCTGACCCCACTTGTCACGCACCTTGTCGTCCAGATACATCTTATTGTCGTGATATGGGAGGCATTCACCCCATGAACCAATTCCGAATCGCCAAGGTCCTGGCTCGATCAAGTCCGCCTTCAGGTCCTTTCCGAAGCGAGCGAGCTCAGCAACTCCGCGTGACCACTCTTCCCGGCTCGCCCGCCCTTGGTAACCGAAACCGCGAACGTAGTCTTTCTGTGTCGAAGCCTTGTCTATATTTCGAAAGCGAGGAACATAAATCCCGTTGGGACGACGACCTTTGTAATACTTGTCGTCGTAACCGTCGATGCGACCTGACGCTCCCACTTTGAAGTGGTGATCCATCAGATTGTGACCAAGTTCACCGCTATCGTTGCCGAACCCATTCGGGAATCGGTCCGATTTCGAATTCATCAAGATGAATGTAGACGCGATTGCCGAGGCACAGGAGAAGATGACTTTCGAGTAGTACTCGATCACTTCGTTGGTCTCCGCATCGATGATACGGACCCCTACCGCCTTGTCCTTGTTTTTGTCGTAAATGATCTGGTTTACGATCGAGAAAGGTCTCAATGTTAGATTGCCCGATGCATAGCCGGCAGGTAGTGTTGCCGCGTTGCTGCTGAAATAGGCGCCGTAGGGACATCCGCGGATACAGCGGTTCCGGTACTGGCAATTTCCTCGACCGTTGTGTGGCTGGGTCAGATTGGCGGCCCGACCGATTGTCATGATTCGGTCCGAAAAGTTTTCGGTGATCCGTTTGCGGACGTGCTCCTCTACACAGTTCATTGCCATGGGCGGGAGGAAACTGCCGTCAGGCAATTGCGGGAGACCTTCTTTCTGGCCACTGATTCCGGCGAACTTTTCCGCGTAATCATACCAGGGAGCGATGTCCTTGTAGCGAATGGGCCAGTCAACGGACATGCCGTCCTTCACGTTGGCTTCGAAATCCAGATCGCTGAAGCGATAGGATTGGCGCCCCCAGAGCAGTGAACGCCCACCGACGTGGTAACCACGCATCCAGTCGAAAGGCTGTTCTTCCGAGTAAGGATTGTCTACGTCGTCAACGAACCAATGAGCCGATGCGGGACTCGTGGTATAGCCGGTTCGGTTTTGCTTTTGCTGTCGCTCTAGCTTTTCCTGTGAAATTTTGTTCCGACCTGCGAACTCCCAAGACTCCATGTGAGCCGTCGGATACTCCCCGTGCTTCACGTCGCGCCCGCGTTCGAGAACGAGCGTTTTCAGACCTTTCTCGCTCAGTTCCTTGGCTGCCCACCCACCACTAATTCCTGAGCCTATTACGATCGCATCATACGTATTCTGCTTCGTTCCTTTTCCTTGAATATTCATAGGGTTCTAATCTTTGGTTCCACCTCACGCCTAAGCGCCCGAAGGGTAACCGCTATCACAACGATCTAGTCAACTAACCCGAAAGCAATCAATCGCTAAATACAGAAAAAGCCGGTTTAAACCCTTCAAATTCTGTTGAGCAATTGTTGGACAATGGGCAATGTTGAATCGGGTGTGCGACGCCCTCCCAATAGGTTTGTAATTCGTGGTTCAGTGCTTAGGCCAATATCGGCTTAATCACTTTGGCCGGTTCCACGCCAGTGAGCTTCATATCCAGGCCTTGGAAAGGAAAGCTGAAGCCGTTTCCGTCGAGCCCAAGCTGATGCATTATAGTGGCGTGTAGGTCGCGCACATGGACCACATTGTTGACCGCGTTGTAGCCGAGCTCATCCGTCGAACCATAGCTCGTGCCGCCTTTGATGCCGCCGCCCGCTAGCCACATGGAGAATCCTTTAATATGATGATCACGGCCGGCTTCCCCATTTCCTTGGAACATCGGCGTGCGGCCAAACTCGCCACCCCAGATCACGAGCGTGTCGTCCAGCATGCCACGGCGTTTGAGATCGGTCAGGAGAGCCCAAGTCGGGCGATCCGTGAGGCCGCAGCAAATATCCATGTATTTCTTCAGATCCCCGTGGTGGTCCCATCCGCGATGGTAGAGGTGTATGAATCGAACGCCGCGCTCGGCCAAGCGGCGGGCAAGGAGACAATTCGAAGCGTAAGAGCCATCTCCGGGAGTTGCCCCGTAAAGATCAAGAACGCTCCGGGGCTCGTCAGATACATCCATCAATCCTGGAACCGAAGTCTGCATCCGAAACGCCATCTCGTATGCCGTCTTCTGCTTGAAAAAAAAGGGGTTGTGGACCGTTTGGTTGCGATTCCGGTCGAGCTGGCCGATGGCCTTGACCAAGGCTGCCTGCTGGCCGGGCAAAACCCCTTTCGGATTGCTAACGTAGTGGACCGGATCTCCTGAACCATTAAACTCGACGCCTTGATAGCGGCTGGGAAGAAACCCCGAGGACCATTGGCGCGAGGCGATGGGCTGCGGATTGCGACCGCCTACACTGGTAAGCACGACGAATCCAGGCAAGTCTTCCGAATCGGACCCGAGGCCGTAATTGACCCAGGAACCCATAGATGGCCGCCCACTGATAGCCGTGCCCGTATTCATAAAAGTATGGGCCGGATCATGATTAATCTGCTCGGTAACCATGGAGCGGACAATCGCGATATCGTCGGCCATCTTGGCCGTCCAGGGAAGGTAGTCGCTGATTAGCTGGCCACTTCGTCCATAGCGTCTAAACGCGGTCTGGTGGCCAAGCACTTTAAGTTCTTCCCCTTGGAGCTGAGCAATGGGCTGCCCGCGGGTAAAAGACTCCGGCATTGGCTTCCCGTCTAGTTTGTTTAGATCTGGTTTGAAATCGAAGGTTTCGAGATGGGAAGGGCCTCCAGCCATGCAGAGAAATATTACTCGTTTGGCTTTGGCTGCGAACTGCGGTAGTTGCGGATTGGATGCGCTCGCAAACGCAGTCGTGGGGCCCATCAGGGAAGCCAGTGCGGCCGAACCGAGACCGAGTCCGGTTTGACTGAGGAAGGCGCGTCGTGTTGTCGGGTTCATGCTACGAATATCAGTTGCGGGTAATGGCCTCGCTCAAATTCATGAGCCCTCTGGCAACCGATGTCCATGAGGCAAGCTCGATGGGGTGGATGCCTTCGGGATGTCTGGCAACACCGGTCTCTACCAAGGCGATCGCGGACTGTGGATCCTCGCGGTAAGCTGCTTCGGTTGACTGGAGGAGCGAATGGAAAATCGCTCGCTCGTCTTCGGTGGGGGATCGAGTCAGCACCACTTCGCAGGCGAAATCCAGCCGATCGTCTAAAGTGTTACCTCCTTCTCGGAGGATCCGTTCCGCCAAAGCTAAGGCGGCCTCCACAAAGCTCGGATCATTCAACAGCGCAAGGGCGGCATTGGGCGTGTTCGATTGCGGACGCTCCGCCACGCATTCCTCCCGACTTGGGGCATCGAGCGTTTTCATCACTGGATGGAGGAACATCCGCTGCCAATGGACATAAACCCCGCGGCGCCACCGCCGGGCGTCTTCGTGCGAGGCATAGGTTCGTTCAGGGAAGTTGAGATGCCGGTAGTAACCCGATGGCTGATAGGGCTTCACGCTGTCGCCACCGATATCGGTCACCAGCAATTGGCTAACCGCGAGAGCATTGTCTCGGATGATTTCAGCCGGTAGGCGGTACCGTGATTGCCGGGCCACGAGTTGATTGTATGGATCACGCTCGAGGAGCTCTGGTGGCACGACCGAGGATTGTCGGTAGGCCCGGCTCGTAACCAGAAGGCGAAGAAAACGTTTCATATCCCAGCCATTTTCGTAGAACGATACCGCGAGATAGTCCAGTAGCTCCGGATTAATCGGCGGCTGCCCCTGACCCCCAAAATCCGTTAGCGATGAGGAAATCCCCCTCCCAAAGAATAGATACCAAAAGCGATTGGCCATAACGCGGGCAGTCAATCCCCCCACTCCCTTTTCGGGATCGACCAGCCAATTGGCCAGATCCAGTCGCGTGGCTCGCTGGCCTTCCGGCACATCGATCTTACCTAAAAAGGCGGGGATCGCAGCAGTAACGATTTCACCACTGTCATCCTGCCAATTTCCGCGGGGAAGAATCCGCATCGTTCGCGGTTCTTCGGCTTGGGTGACCATGGTCGGTCGGCCACTTTTCAATAGCGTTTTCTCTTGTTCTATGAGCTCCAGCCATTGTGGACGCCTTTCCTCTAGCACGCTGACGGCGATCTGGTCTCCCAAAGCCTTAATCGCTTTCTCGACAGACTTTTTCGATTCTTTCCCAGTGAGCAGTGCCGCTTCACGTTCCGCCTTCTCTGATCTCAACCGTTCGACGCGCTCCCAAATCATTTCTCCCGCCAGCGCCTTCATCCGATTTTGGATTTTCTCGTGATCGGATTCCTGTGTATCCGACAGGAATATCATTTCCGGCGGACGATTGGTCGGCAGCGTGTTCCCGTTGTATCCGGCATCGTGAATATCTGCGAAGAACGCGGCCATCGAATAATGGTCTTTGGTCGTGTAGGGATCAAACTTGTGGTCGTGGCATTGGGCACAGCCCAAGGTTGCCCCCATCCAGACCTCCGATAGATTACGAACGCGGTCGGCCGCGTAAATCGCATTATACTCCTTTTCTTGGATACCGCCTTCATGGGAAGTCTGAAGCAAACGATTATAGCCTGAGGCCACCTTCTGCCATTTGGTCGCCGATTCGAGAAGATCCCCAGCCAGCTGCTCGCGAGTGAACTGATCGAAGGGCAGATTCGCGTTCAGCGAATTTATGATGTAATCCCGATACGGCGAGATATTGTGGTCCTGATCCCCATGATAGCCTACCGTATCCGCGTAGCGTACCAAATCCAGCCAGTACATCGCCATGCGCTCGCCGAAATGAGGGGAGCTTAGCAATTCGTCAACCACTTGCTCTAGCGATTTCCGACCGTCTATGAATTCAGCCGCTTCCTCAGGCTTGGGCGGCAGCCCGATCAAGTCGAAATACAAGCGACGAATCAGGGTCACCTTGTCAGCGTCGAGAGAAGGATTCAGCCCTTCCTCTTCCAACCTGGCGAGTAGGAATCGATCGATAGCGTTCAAAGGCCAGTCCTCGTTCGCTACGGGCGGTGGTTCATGCTTAACGGGAGGCTCGTAGGTCCAGGGGGCTGAATACTCGGCCCCTTCTGTGATCCACCGGGCGAGCAATTCCGCTTCCGATTGATCCAGGATTTTGTGGGAATCTGCGGGCGGCATTGGATCCTCGCGGTCGTTGATCCGTTTGACCAACTCGCTTTCCTCTGGCTTGCCAGGCACGATGGCCGCGTATCCACCAAGGTCAGCATACGCGCCCGCCTCGATGTGGAGCATCAAATCCGCCTCTCGCTCGCTCGAATCCGGCCCGTGGCAAAAAAAGCACTTATCCGAAAGGATCGGGCGAATGTCTCGATTGAACTCGATCCTATCCCCTCCATATAAACCGAAAAAGGGTGCAATCAAAGATAGAACGATAACGGAGATGTACTTCAATTTCATAACAATCGCCGCCGCGAAAGCCCCTGTCAACTCCTCGATAGAACGAGCCATCTTGGAGGACTCAACCCTTTAATTTTAAGCCCGGAAGCCATGTTTTAAGGTGTCATTCTATTAGGGCTGAAATCCATCCTTCACGAGGCTCTTTAATCGATGCCCTAAAAAATCCTGCATAGGGCCTCCATAGAAGAACCGTATTTGGTCTTATGCGACGCTCCACTTCAGCGAGTCGTCCGATGGGTAATTGCTTTCGAAAAGACCCAGTTAATTCGCCCGAAATCAATCGATCGCTAAATACAGAAAAAGCCGTCCCAGGAAATTCAAGGTGCTTTGGGTAATTATTGAACAAACTTAAGCTTGGGACCGATCACTGGGTAACCTTTTTTTTCGACGAGCCGTCGAAAGGAACATGAGCCTACCGCTTCGTATCTCAGCATTATTGCTGGTAACGGTAACTGCCCCGGTTCCAATTCACATTAAGTAAGTGACGAAGCTACCTGATTCCGAATAGTTCGGCCTGACGCTTGCCGAGGCTGAACGTAAGGCACCACGAGAGGGTCTAAAGTTCCGGGTCGTGAGGGCCAAAAGAAAGTGTCTCCTCTAAACAAATACTTCCTCCCCCAAAAACCTCAAATTTCGGGCAAAAACTCGTAGAGTGGAGCAAGATTCACTTACCTCCTTCCTGCACGTCTGCTTCCGCAAGAGCCTAATTCCGCCCCGTCGCATTGCCTCGGATATAAACCCTGCTGGCTCAGCTCGCTTTTTGGCGACTCCAACGTTTACTTCCGCAATCGAATCGCTCCGAGAAAAAAAGGCACTGGCTTTCCTTGGACGTTCCTGCAAAATCGACTTACATAGGTGAATTTCCCGCCTAGTTTCTATCAGCAAGCTGCCACAACCTTTCGACACAAGTTATTTGCCATGAACGCCAAAGCCACCCTCATCACAATAATAAGCTTAGTCGGGACGATCTACGGAGCTCAGACCTTGGACTGGGAAAACTATGATCCCCCTTCGACCCTAGTTGTCCCTGAGAACCCAATTGATCGCGCGAAATTTCCGTTTATCGATGTCCATAGTCACCAGTATCGTATGGGACCTTCCGACCTGGCAGACCGTATCGTGGAAATGGATGCCATGAA
Coding sequences within it:
- a CDS encoding sulfatase family protein, whose translation is MRSLLTTYYLAISIAFVSILSADDRPNIVFIFTDDHAPHAIGAYDGWLKSVNPTPNIDKLAAEGMLFVNSFCTNSICGPSRAVIQTGKHSHKNGFMNNGNTFDWNQQTFPKLLQKAGYQTAIYGKSHLKGHPQGYDSWAVLPGQGLYYNPDMITESGQVTIEGYCTDIVTDMAVEFLKDKRDEKKPFMLMVQHKAPHRNWMPALRHLNLYDDIEIPEPATLFDDYKDNAPAAGHQELEIDRHMHINYDLFLDLTPDFEELPIRTDKSAWRNMQRMTPEQLKAWRAAYGPKDKAFHDANLSGKELVRWKYQRYAKNYLRSVKGVDESVETIQDTLVELDLDDNTIVIYSSDQGFYIGDHGWYDKRWMYEESLKMPFILKWPGVTKPGSKTTKMVQNLDYAETFLDIAGATIPDDMQGLSLVPLLKGENPKDWRKSIYYHYYEYPSVHMVPRHNGIRTNRYKLMHFYQFDEWEFYDLKSDPDEYNNLYNNPEYQSLVKRMKNQLNQLEKKYEDDSDMTVKPKSWQNEVRGIAAN
- a CDS encoding serine hydrolase domain-containing protein, which encodes MALSSELRPSSEKEINSFTRKSFGVRSVKDPEPINSDTQFCIGSFSKPFASATIFVLAQNNRLSLNTRINRWLPEFAKPSIVGSETPTRSPNLLELLAHRGGIYSQKRGMNRRQARWIRDFRLTLEEAVNGIAGEELIYKPGTEYAYSGAGYCVLGRVAEVVLGQSFETLLQQRLAQPLQLERTTYFPDPEDPNIATGSIKGNPNPATPIFRLTFTYRSSEAVSIPRQGTPLVLPE
- a CDS encoding gluconate 2-dehydrogenase subunit 3 family protein; translated protein: MNTETENSLSMNRRDAIKRAGFALGAAISASTLSGVAFAQSSRSGASWKPVNLKRRQAEVAGAIAERILPKTDTPGAIDVGVPEFMDILYGSYMTKEEKSIFANGLNAMNQRARKAHKKHFAELNAAQQDDLVRDLAADSKNREFYEKVRELTLVGYFTSKEVGMNVLKYDPIPGMYKGCIPRSEVGDTAWSYS
- a CDS encoding GMC oxidoreductase; this encodes MNIQGKGTKQNTYDAIVIGSGISGGWAAKELSEKGLKTLVLERGRDVKHGEYPTAHMESWEFAGRNKISQEKLERQQKQNRTGYTTSPASAHWFVDDVDNPYSEEQPFDWMRGYHVGGRSLLWGRQSYRFSDLDFEANVKDGMSVDWPIRYKDIAPWYDYAEKFAGISGQKEGLPQLPDGSFLPPMAMNCVEEHVRKRITENFSDRIMTIGRAANLTQPHNGRGNCQYRNRCIRGCPYGAYFSSNAATLPAGYASGNLTLRPFSIVNQIIYDKNKDKAVGVRIIDAETNEVIEYYSKVIFSCASAIASTFILMNSKSDRFPNGFGNDSGELGHNLMDHHFKVGASGRIDGYDDKYYKGRRPNGIYVPRFRNIDKASTQKDYVRGFGYQGRASREEWSRGVAELARFGKDLKADLIEPGPWRFGIGSWGECLPYHDNKMYLDDKVRDKWGQPTVTFDCGWKENEYSMRKDMKQSAVDILEASGAKDITPFDTPEKSAPGNCIHEMGTARMGRDPKSSVLNKWNQVHASPNVFVTDGACMTSAACVNPSLTYMALTARAANHAVEELKKGNLS
- a CDS encoding DUF1501 domain-containing protein, producing MNPTTRRAFLSQTGLGLGSAALASLMGPTTAFASASNPQLPQFAAKAKRVIFLCMAGGPSHLETFDFKPDLNKLDGKPMPESFTRGQPIAQLQGEELKVLGHQTAFRRYGRSGQLISDYLPWTAKMADDIAIVRSMVTEQINHDPAHTFMNTGTAISGRPSMGSWVNYGLGSDSEDLPGFVVLTSVGGRNPQPIASRQWSSGFLPSRYQGVEFNGSGDPVHYVSNPKGVLPGQQAALVKAIGQLDRNRNQTVHNPFFFKQKTAYEMAFRMQTSVPGLMDVSDEPRSVLDLYGATPGDGSYASNCLLARRLAERGVRFIHLYHRGWDHHGDLKKYMDICCGLTDRPTWALLTDLKRRGMLDDTLVIWGGEFGRTPMFQGNGEAGRDHHIKGFSMWLAGGGIKGGTSYGSTDELGYNAVNNVVHVRDLHATIMHQLGLDGNGFSFPFQGLDMKLTGVEPAKVIKPILA
- a CDS encoding PSD1 and planctomycete cytochrome C domain-containing protein, translating into MARSIEELTGAFAAAIVMKLKYISVIVLSLIAPFFGLYGGDRIEFNRDIRPILSDKCFFCHGPDSSEREADLMLHIEAGAYADLGGYAAIVPGKPEESELVKRINDREDPMPPADSHKILDQSEAELLARWITEGAEYSAPWTYEPPVKHEPPPVANEDWPLNAIDRFLLARLEEEGLNPSLDADKVTLIRRLYFDLIGLPPKPEEAAEFIDGRKSLEQVVDELLSSPHFGERMAMYWLDLVRYADTVGYHGDQDHNISPYRDYIINSLNANLPFDQFTREQLAGDLLESATKWQKVASGYNRLLQTSHEGGIQEKEYNAIYAADRVRNLSEVWMGATLGCAQCHDHKFDPYTTKDHYSMAAFFADIHDAGYNGNTLPTNRPPEMIFLSDTQESDHEKIQNRMKALAGEMIWERVERLRSEKAEREAALLTGKESKKSVEKAIKALGDQIAVSVLEERRPQWLELIEQEKTLLKSGRPTMVTQAEEPRTMRILPRGNWQDDSGEIVTAAIPAFLGKIDVPEGQRATRLDLANWLVDPEKGVGGLTARVMANRFWYLFFGRGISSSLTDFGGQGQPPINPELLDYLAVSFYENGWDMKRFLRLLVTSRAYRQSSVVPPELLERDPYNQLVARQSRYRLPAEIIRDNALAVSQLLVTDIGGDSVKPYQPSGYYRHLNFPERTYASHEDARRWRRGVYVHWQRMFLHPVMKTLDAPSREECVAERPQSNTPNAALALLNDPSFVEAALALAERILREGGNTLDDRLDFACEVVLTRSPTEDERAIFHSLLQSTEAAYREDPQSAIALVETGVARHPEGIHPIELASWTSVARGLMNLSEAITRN